From the genome of Methanobrevibacter smithii ATCC 35061, one region includes:
- a CDS encoding ADP-ribosyltransferase, with amino-acid sequence MFKHTNKADKSIDSYKDKLLNNIIDGNKIGNSKKIAENIIDTALQGQANTLMKKRSKIIQGSVDQTVGDYSKILSSRFDSDAYKLKAKIEAESKLSDSEIKKKYGELYRKNAKNIVRDALHTNQSRMSFLHALDKGYKYKVWMNGRARQHRIWHRANFIESVPIDDYFIITGSYRTEMMYPGDLAGGAENVANCRCWLSYTNSTPSNLKSKSSFNIPSNSYLHGKNKSSSNQNSLKITSKIKNKIIRTISNIGNKIKNTGSKITENVKRKTVMINISSKPKQNSKRDFSKFKLNESITKFSKAKNKAVKIGNKTVYGVGESSKDKLAFEYKYGIKKEDLTSEEYKFIKAYSDEGYYSLNNYFREIKGELNPVKRWRIKRKYSKLWEQDLANSKYYISFNKAIKSSKSVFKKGKILEESLVVVRRQKSPMTKFVEGDNYHSDSFLSTSISENVKPEEYGEYINYIVIPKGIKILYIEGITETPQEFEILFDKNVDLRLIREKSEFIAHWEMIS; translated from the coding sequence TTGTTTAAACATACGAATAAAGCTGATAAAAGTATTGATTCTTATAAAGATAAATTATTAAATAATATTATTGATGGAAATAAAATTGGGAATAGTAAAAAGATTGCAGAGAACATAATTGATACTGCTTTGCAAGGTCAAGCTAATACTTTAATGAAAAAGCGTTCTAAGATTATTCAAGGTAGTGTTGATCAAACTGTTGGGGATTATTCTAAGATTTTATCTTCACGTTTTGATAGTGATGCTTATAAGTTAAAAGCTAAGATTGAAGCTGAAAGTAAGTTGTCTGATAGTGAGATTAAAAAGAAGTATGGGGAGTTGTATCGTAAGAATGCTAAGAATATTGTTCGTGATGCTTTGCATACTAATCAGTCTAGGATGAGTTTTTTACATGCTTTGGATAAGGGGTATAAGTATAAGGTTTGGATGAATGGTCGTGCTAGACAACATAGAATTTGGCATCGTGCTAACTTTATTGAGAGTGTTCCTATTGATGATTATTTTATTATTACTGGTAGTTATCGTACTGAGATGATGTATCCTGGGGATTTAGCTGGAGGTGCTGAGAATGTTGCTAATTGCAGATGTTGGTTAAGCTATACTAATAGTACTCCAAGTAATCTTAAAAGTAAAAGTTCTTTTAATATTCCTTCTAATTCTTACTTACATGGTAAGAATAAAAGTAGCAGTAATCAAAATTCTTTGAAGATAACTTCTAAGATTAAGAATAAGATAATTAGAACCATATCGAATATAGGTAACAAGATTAAAAATACAGGAAGTAAAATCACTGAAAATGTTAAAAGAAAAACAGTAATGATTAATATTTCTTCAAAACCAAAACAAAATTCAAAAAGAGATTTCAGTAAATTTAAATTAAATGAATCTATCACTAAATTTAGTAAAGCTAAAAATAAAGCAGTGAAAATTGGTAATAAAACAGTTTATGGTGTTGGTGAATCATCTAAAGATAAATTGGCATTTGAATATAAATATGGAATTAAAAAAGAAGATTTGACTTCTGAAGAGTATAAATTCATAAAAGCATATTCTGATGAAGGATATTATAGTTTGAATAATTATTTCAGAGAAATAAAAGGGGAGCTCAACCCAGTTAAGAGGTGGCGTATTAAAAGAAAATATTCTAAATTATGGGAGCAGGATTTAGCTAATTCAAAATATTATATCTCTTTTAATAAAGCAATTAAATCTTCAAAATCAGTATTTAAGAAAGGTAAAATATTAGAAGAAAGTCTTGTTGTAGTTAGAAGACAAAAAAGTCCAATGACTAAATTTGTAGAAGGAGATAATTATCATTCAGATTCATTTTTATCAACTTCTATTTCCGAAAATGTTAAACCTGAAGAATATGGGGAGTATATTAATTATATTGTCATTCCAAAAGGAATTAAAATTCTGTATATTGAAGGAATAACTGAAACTCCTCAGGAGTTTGAAATTTTGTTTGATAAAAATGTTGATTTAAGATTAATACGTGAAAAATCAGAGTTTATTGCTCATTGGGAAATGATATCGTAA
- a CDS encoding phage terminase large subunit family protein — translation MRVDYKKIHLDQQQKKLIRRTILENPYIPVTPYDRQLYAIADRHTRKLIGGSAYSGKSMLGAVLALQHYEVPYYRCLILRSTYDNVIATGGIVDYLDHWTEPFDYIEHNQSKRCFINHENDARIYYSYMLLEKDKEKFKSRAYHKIIVDEASEFEKVNLQFLNRSLRGTDKLMTFPLAIYYISNPADADGSTYLNEKFVKGQYPFFEMNFWHNPYIDKEKYLANLRELSKADYQYQIGNWDYEIRAGDVFDYDTIEAATISKQEFNELLTEKDILQEVITWDIAATEKSTSDYTACSFSTVLQGKVGVVHNQKSTQKKPGKLEQYMTRIMDEHSEYDNWIEYQPAAAGKIVKRYWENEFEDYHPNFIRVPKSKLIRASRTIRGMNNGRILFVRGKWLKDFMKQAVKFPSEKIIADDETTHDDRVDSVSLLHEGLYPQTKPTVLRKRNRRRRN, via the coding sequence ATGAGAGTAGATTACAAGAAAATACACTTAGATCAACAACAAAAAAAGTTGATTAGAAGAACAATACTTGAAAACCCATACATTCCAGTAACACCATACGACCGACAATTATATGCAATTGCAGACCGCCACACAAGAAAACTAATTGGAGGTTCCGCATATTCTGGTAAAAGTATGCTTGGAGCAGTATTAGCCTTACAACATTATGAAGTACCATACTACCGCTGCTTAATTCTACGGTCTACTTATGATAATGTAATAGCGACTGGAGGAATAGTAGATTACCTGGACCATTGGACAGAACCATTCGATTACATAGAACACAATCAAAGTAAAAGATGTTTCATTAACCATGAAAATGATGCACGGATTTATTATTCATATATGCTTCTGGAAAAAGACAAAGAGAAATTCAAAAGTCGTGCTTATCATAAAATCATTGTTGATGAAGCTTCAGAATTTGAAAAAGTAAACCTGCAATTCCTGAATCGTAGTCTCAGAGGAACTGATAAGTTAATGACTTTCCCATTAGCAATTTACTATATTAGTAATCCTGCTGATGCAGATGGATCAACATACTTAAATGAAAAATTTGTTAAAGGACAATACCCTTTTTTTGAAATGAATTTCTGGCATAATCCATATATTGACAAAGAAAAATACTTAGCTAATTTACGTGAATTATCAAAAGCAGATTATCAGTATCAGATTGGTAATTGGGATTATGAAATAAGAGCTGGAGATGTATTTGATTATGATACAATTGAAGCAGCAACAATTAGCAAACAAGAGTTTAATGAATTATTAACTGAAAAGGATATTCTTCAAGAAGTAATTACATGGGATATTGCAGCAACAGAAAAAAGTACTTCTGATTATACAGCATGTAGTTTTTCAACAGTATTACAAGGAAAAGTAGGTGTAGTGCATAATCAGAAAAGCACACAAAAAAAGCCAGGTAAGTTAGAACAATACATGACAAGGATTATGGATGAACATTCAGAGTATGATAATTGGATTGAGTATCAGCCTGCAGCTGCAGGTAAAATAGTTAAAAGATACTGGGAAAACGAATTCGAAGACTATCATCCTAATTTTATTCGTGTTCCTAAATCAAAATTAATAAGAGCAAGTAGAACTATACGGGGGATGAATAATGGACGGATATTATTTGTTCGTGGTAAATGGTTGAAAGATTTCATGAAACAAGCTGTGAAATTCCCATCAGAGAAAATAATAGCTGATGATGAAACAACACATGATGACCGTGTAGATAGTGTATCATTGTTACATGAAGGTTTATATCCTCAAACAAAACCTACAGTTTTAAGAAAAAGAAATCGTAGAAGGAGAAATTAA
- a CDS encoding tyrosine-type recombinase/integrase, translating into MRTNEEILNEIHSVKNHKKTTQHIYKHSINKYCELNKLSLAELIEEAEKEEEQGIRWKHRTLKRRLLNFRKYLMDNYYYNTVSNTFTPVLVVYKYFEIEIHDLPRIDKKSYNNPKPISFKDLPDKEIIREAVNICTSTMKAIILFMSSSGCARRETLNLTVMDYMNATKEYHNTDNIMEMIDVLNNIDNVVPTFNILRQKTQKYYITYCSPEAVTAINHHLLSRQNLTPESQLFKIHEDYLNQQFIKINNELGLGKAGNYNRFRSHMLRKFHASTLYNDGMSLDKVNDLQGKSKNSTDEVYFMTNPADLKQEYIQHLPALSISKEVEKITVKSPEFLKLENTIVEKDEKIKDYEKLIYDIDERLRNIEKKEENFKENDFEDLLI; encoded by the coding sequence ATGAGAACCAATGAAGAAATCCTAAATGAGATCCATTCTGTTAAAAATCATAAAAAAACAACACAGCATATTTACAAACATTCAATAAATAAATATTGTGAATTGAATAAGTTATCATTAGCCGAATTAATCGAAGAAGCAGAAAAAGAAGAAGAACAGGGTATACGATGGAAACATCGTACATTAAAAAGAAGATTATTAAATTTTCGCAAGTATTTGATGGATAATTATTATTATAACACTGTATCAAATACTTTCACACCAGTTCTTGTTGTATATAAATATTTTGAAATTGAAATACATGATCTGCCACGAATTGATAAAAAAAGTTATAATAATCCCAAACCGATCAGTTTTAAAGATTTACCTGATAAAGAAATTATTCGTGAAGCAGTTAATATATGTACTTCTACCATGAAAGCTATTATATTATTCATGAGTAGTTCAGGTTGTGCCAGAAGAGAAACATTAAATTTAACTGTAATGGACTATATGAACGCAACTAAAGAATACCATAATACAGATAATATTATGGAAATGATAGATGTGTTAAATAATATTGATAATGTTGTCCCTACTTTTAATATTTTAAGGCAAAAAACACAGAAATATTATATTACCTATTGCAGTCCAGAAGCAGTCACAGCTATAAATCATCACTTACTATCAAGACAAAATTTAACACCAGAATCCCAACTATTCAAAATACATGAAGACTACCTAAACCAACAATTCATTAAAATAAACAATGAATTAGGATTAGGAAAAGCAGGAAACTACAACAGATTCCGCAGCCACATGCTCAGAAAATTCCACGCCTCAACACTATATAATGATGGTATGAGTCTGGACAAAGTAAATGACCTGCAAGGCAAATCAAAAAACAGTACTGATGAAGTATATTTCATGACCAATCCTGCTGATTTAAAACAGGAATATATTCAACATTTACCAGCATTATCAATTAGTAAAGAAGTTGAAAAGATCACTGTTAAATCTCCAGAATTTTTAAAATTAGAAAATACAATTGTTGAAAAAGATGAAAAAATCAAAGATTATGAAAAATTAATCTATGATATTGATGAAAGATTACGAAATATTGAGAAAAAAGAAGAAAATTTCAAAGAAAATGACTTTGAAGATTTATTAATTTAA
- a CDS encoding phage major capsid protein, whose translation MTIKQVEQALADKIMHNEDFILKFVDIGEGSGKLGKGVLQAEKADKYMQAVQEETAFLNKTKVVPTHNHKRELDMMSFDIELEAGRISGTPQTLSNEQDPTFTNRAFDAEEYRALTGVHRTVLYDSIEQKNFMNTLTGQFGSANGRALERTLIYGNTASTESNVATSYKVNDGILKKLEDDSDIDQETIDLTATDSNPLKEFRRMLDLFPDKYKNDGGVAAFVPYSFKRAVWRYVADNHDKYAVNDVVITKDGDIIIEEVPLVPIPAFSTLRNGFTKKPVILTHKENIQWLADPDNIIVESEFDLKSNKYYIASTMYADIQFAWSDASALAYIKEA comes from the coding sequence ATGACAATTAAACAAGTAGAACAAGCGTTAGCTGATAAAATCATGCATAATGAAGATTTTATCCTTAAATTTGTAGATATTGGAGAAGGAAGTGGGAAACTCGGTAAAGGAGTTCTTCAAGCGGAAAAAGCAGATAAATACATGCAAGCTGTTCAAGAAGAAACAGCATTTTTAAACAAGACTAAAGTTGTTCCAACTCACAATCATAAAAGAGAATTGGACATGATGAGTTTTGATATTGAATTGGAAGCTGGAAGAATCAGTGGTACACCACAAACTTTAAGCAATGAACAGGACCCAACATTCACTAATAGGGCTTTTGATGCAGAAGAATATCGTGCTTTAACTGGTGTTCACAGAACTGTATTATATGACAGTATTGAGCAAAAGAATTTCATGAATACTTTAACTGGTCAATTTGGTAGTGCAAATGGTAGAGCATTAGAAAGAACATTAATCTATGGGAATACTGCAAGTACTGAATCTAATGTTGCAACTTCATATAAAGTAAATGATGGTATCTTGAAAAAATTAGAAGATGATTCTGATATAGATCAAGAAACAATAGATTTAACTGCAACAGATTCCAATCCGTTAAAAGAATTCCGTAGAATGTTGGATTTATTCCCTGATAAATATAAAAATGATGGTGGGGTAGCTGCATTTGTACCATACAGTTTTAAAAGAGCAGTATGGAGATATGTAGCAGATAATCATGACAAGTATGCTGTTAATGATGTAGTTATTACTAAAGATGGGGACATCATTATTGAGGAAGTACCATTAGTACCAATTCCAGCTTTCAGTACTCTTCGTAATGGTTTCACTAAAAAACCAGTAATTTTAACTCATAAAGAAAACATTCAATGGTTGGCGGATCCTGATAATATTATTGTTGAATCTGAATTTGATTTAAAATCTAACAAGTATTATATTGCTTCTACAATGTATGCTGATATTCAGTTTGCATGGTCTGATGCATCTGCTCTTGCATACATAAAGGAAGCATAA
- a CDS encoding phage portal family protein, producing MVKIVKSNFLRDSVIKSVLNEYEIKSQEMSKDELTYGTEVIDPAYDPFQLDKLRDISGLHDICITVKCEDAIFTGKKIISKEGEEIPEGLDDFLNDFNFDEEIESFLEDLEAFGFAGLELLREKGELKSVNHVSSLYLRMCRDKKRVVQKIGHKENYFKLYDPDNIKQLNRETGLWDDNITDENRANDLIWFNLKSNESLVYGRPKYLSELDAILTDNAIIEYQQGHFKAHGIPNYIITVTGNVEEKEDYTFDDFEEDLEHEFREVSNEPGTALVFTIPSEENNVSVNVTKIADEKKEGSFLELSGSVADRIRRIHRVPRERLGDSESTGIASNRTETLLKNYSKSTVATLQKRMANLINKTIIQKEFGIFTHKLEYLPVNFDEEDKVLDRGIKLLQNGAVTLGEFVNRFGESFDLKMSEDDEYYNCRFMNNQSLDKVLYGDAPMDAEGKLDSMIDALNSDFNKNGLL from the coding sequence ATGGTTAAAATAGTTAAAAGTAACTTTTTAAGAGATTCAGTGATTAAAAGTGTTTTAAATGAATATGAGATTAAATCTCAAGAAATGAGTAAAGATGAATTAACATATGGTACAGAAGTAATTGACCCAGCGTATGACCCGTTCCAATTAGATAAGTTGCGTGATATTAGTGGTTTGCATGATATTTGTATTACTGTTAAATGTGAAGATGCAATTTTCACAGGTAAAAAAATAATCTCTAAAGAAGGAGAAGAAATACCTGAAGGATTAGATGATTTTTTAAATGATTTTAATTTTGATGAGGAAATAGAATCATTCCTAGAAGATTTAGAAGCTTTTGGTTTTGCAGGATTAGAACTACTTAGGGAAAAAGGGGAGTTGAAAAGTGTTAATCATGTAAGCAGTTTATACCTGAGAATGTGTCGTGATAAAAAACGTGTTGTACAAAAGATAGGGCATAAAGAAAATTATTTCAAATTATATGATCCTGACAATATTAAGCAATTGAATCGTGAAACTGGTTTGTGGGATGATAATATTACAGATGAAAATCGTGCAAATGATTTAATCTGGTTTAATCTTAAAAGTAATGAAAGTCTTGTTTATGGTAGACCGAAATATTTGTCCGAGTTGGATGCTATTTTAACTGATAATGCTATTATTGAGTATCAGCAAGGGCATTTTAAAGCACATGGTATTCCGAATTATATTATTACTGTTACAGGTAATGTTGAGGAAAAAGAAGATTATACTTTTGATGATTTTGAAGAGGATTTGGAACATGAGTTTCGTGAAGTGTCCAATGAGCCTGGAACTGCTTTAGTTTTCACTATTCCCAGTGAAGAAAATAATGTTAGTGTTAATGTTACTAAAATTGCTGATGAGAAAAAAGAAGGCAGTTTTTTAGAACTGTCAGGTAGTGTGGCTGATCGTATTCGTCGTATTCATCGTGTACCTCGTGAACGTTTAGGTGATTCTGAGTCTACAGGTATTGCTAGTAATCGTACTGAAACTTTGCTTAAAAATTATAGTAAATCTACAGTAGCTACATTGCAAAAGAGGATGGCTAATTTGATTAATAAGACTATTATTCAAAAGGAATTTGGAATATTTACACATAAACTTGAGTATTTGCCTGTTAATTTTGATGAGGAAGATAAAGTATTGGATCGTGGAATTAAATTACTGCAAAATGGTGCAGTGACTTTAGGGGAGTTTGTTAATCGTTTTGGTGAATCTTTTGATTTGAAAATGAGTGAAGATGATGAGTATTATAATTGTAGGTTTATGAATAATCAGTCTTTGGATAAGGTTTTGTATGGTGATGCTCCAATGGATGCTGAAGGTAAATTGGATAGTATGATTGATGCTTTGAATTCTGATTTTAATAAGAATGGTTTATTATGA
- a CDS encoding ERF family protein — protein MTIYQKIAGIQKNLLHKKLPKSGYNKFGKFKYYELEDILPAIFCECYEQELFIEFSFTNELAQLKIRNWNEPGESVITSVPMPEIVALNKGMNVMQSEGSYITYLKRYLLANMFLIVEKDVVDSDKINVKTAKGSSARTEKVEATGAVQKIREYIHKKDSSLEITPSMINTHRMKLFKDGELTKAENKEAYNWFKNQEKEVAV, from the coding sequence ATGACTATATATCAGAAAATTGCAGGAATTCAAAAGAATCTCCTGCATAAAAAATTACCTAAAAGTGGGTACAATAAATTTGGGAAATTTAAGTACTATGAATTAGAAGATATTTTGCCTGCAATCTTTTGTGAATGTTATGAACAGGAGTTATTCATTGAGTTTTCATTTACAAATGAATTGGCTCAATTGAAAATCAGAAATTGGAATGAACCTGGGGAATCTGTCATCACCAGTGTTCCTATGCCTGAAATAGTTGCTTTAAATAAAGGTATGAATGTAATGCAAAGTGAAGGCAGTTACATTACTTACTTAAAAAGATATTTATTAGCAAACATGTTTCTAATTGTTGAAAAAGATGTTGTGGATTCTGATAAAATTAATGTTAAAACTGCTAAGGGTAGTTCTGCAAGAACTGAGAAAGTTGAGGCTACTGGTGCTGTGCAGAAAATCCGCGAGTATATTCATAAAAAGGACAGTTCACTGGAAATAACTCCATCTATGATTAATACTCATAGAATGAAGTTATTCAAAGATGGTGAACTGACCAAAGCTGAAAACAAAGAAGCATATAACTGGTTTAAAAATCAAGAAAAAGAGGTTGCTGTTTAA
- a CDS encoding ASCH domain-containing protein, which translates to MKTLKFKPYFFEPLRSRKKMSTIRKSDKGLKKGDLVECWFEGTGFCLLRVVRRVEQVKFKDLKHNHAWFEGYRHVDLLKHELKSIYPDICGDTVLFQIIFERPTLPLQPFKIK; encoded by the coding sequence ATGAAAACATTGAAGTTTAAACCGTATTTCTTTGAACCTTTAAGAAGTAGGAAAAAAATGTCTACAATAAGAAAATCTGATAAAGGATTGAAAAAAGGTGACCTTGTAGAATGTTGGTTTGAGGGGACGGGTTTTTGTCTGCTTCGGGTAGTACGGAGAGTTGAACAGGTTAAATTTAAAGATTTGAAACATAATCATGCTTGGTTTGAAGGTTATAGGCATGTTGATTTGTTGAAACATGAGTTAAAAAGTATTTATCCAGATATATGTGGGGATACTGTTTTGTTTCAGATTATATTTGAAAGACCAACACTACCATTACAACCTTTCAAAATTAAATAG
- a CDS encoding AAA family ATPase — protein sequence MSQDFPESPFEPGRPVSPDNFKGRKEDINKIIKYLPKVKNQGAPEHFFITGKRGMGKTSFINYVSRKAEDDFQMIPIHINNGGGKTIDELIQKLLDGLLKEFKKDYLGKSVIDKILNNINEFKVAGTGVSLKDNDTNLIHNIKKHFADFLITTCKELPEDYGIFIVVDDLNGLSDNEEFTDWYKGLSETLLVNEYHMPVVFTLISYPHEFEKLCSINESFSRMFNLIEIDNLEDNDIEDFFTTSFNNVGIEFEDGYNSIEPMVYFSWGMPLIMQQIGDSIFWNAQDNLKINESIVFSGITDATDELAKKQLKSKLNKIRSDTYIDIFLKLGENRLMDFKKSDVKNILTNGEKRAFNDFLKRAKDLGIIESIGRENSGEYGFVNRLYFTYFMMLSEQKKVEKEQLNAK from the coding sequence ATGTCACAAGATTTCCCAGAAAGTCCTTTTGAACCAGGGAGACCAGTATCTCCAGATAATTTTAAAGGAAGAAAAGAAGATATCAACAAAATTATAAAATATTTACCTAAAGTTAAAAATCAAGGAGCTCCCGAACATTTTTTCATAACTGGAAAGAGAGGAATGGGTAAAACATCATTTATAAATTATGTTTCAAGAAAAGCAGAAGATGATTTTCAAATGATTCCAATCCATATTAACAATGGTGGTGGAAAAACTATTGATGAATTAATACAAAAGTTACTTGATGGATTATTAAAAGAATTTAAAAAGGATTATTTAGGTAAAAGTGTAATTGATAAAATTTTGAATAATATTAATGAATTTAAAGTTGCAGGGACTGGAGTATCTTTAAAAGATAATGATACTAATTTAATTCATAATATTAAAAAACATTTTGCAGATTTTTTGATTACTACTTGTAAAGAATTACCTGAAGATTATGGAATATTTATTGTTGTTGATGATCTTAATGGTTTATCTGATAATGAAGAGTTTACAGATTGGTATAAAGGATTATCTGAAACATTATTGGTTAATGAATATCATATGCCTGTTGTTTTCACATTAATAAGTTACCCTCATGAATTTGAAAAATTATGTTCAATTAATGAATCATTTTCTAGAATGTTTAATTTAATTGAAATTGATAATTTAGAGGATAATGATATTGAAGATTTCTTCACAACTTCATTTAATAATGTAGGCATTGAGTTTGAAGATGGATATAATTCTATAGAACCTATGGTTTATTTTTCATGGGGTATGCCTTTAATAATGCAACAAATTGGTGATTCAATTTTTTGGAATGCTCAAGATAATTTAAAAATAAATGAATCTATAGTATTTTCTGGTATTACTGATGCAACAGATGAATTAGCTAAAAAACAATTAAAATCCAAATTAAATAAAATTAGAAGCGATACATATATTGATATTTTTCTTAAATTAGGGGAAAATAGATTAATGGATTTTAAAAAATCAGATGTGAAAAATATTTTGACAAATGGGGAGAAGAGAGCTTTTAATGATTTTTTAAAGAGAGCTAAAGACCTTGGGATTATAGAGTCTATTGGGAGAGAAAATAGTGGGGAATATGGTTTTGTAAATAGATTATACTTTACATATTTTATGATGTTATCAGAACAAAAAAAGGTTGAAAAAGAACAATTAAATGCAAAATAA
- a CDS encoding XkdF-like putative serine protease domain-containing protein codes for MIVKGAVCIPGIPDATGDILDEETIRQASLIYNRLGLGVDVQHTLQPVGRILESYILESPTTFRGNTYPKGSWFISVDVTDEEIQQAIRDGEYNGFSILAAPYKSVAQMSRGLGG; via the coding sequence ATGATTGTGAAAGGTGCAGTCTGCATACCAGGAATCCCTGATGCAACAGGAGACATACTGGATGAAGAAACAATAAGACAAGCATCATTAATATACAATCGCCTGGGATTAGGAGTTGATGTACAGCACACACTCCAACCTGTAGGAAGAATTTTAGAATCATATATTCTTGAATCACCAACCACTTTCAGGGGAAACACTTACCCCAAAGGATCCTGGTTTATTTCTGTTGATGTAACTGATGAGGAAATACAACAAGCAATCCGAGATGGGGAATACAATGGTTTCAGCATACTGGCTGCACCATATAAAAGTGTTGCTCAAATGAGTAGAGGATTAGGAGGTTAA
- the rhuM gene encoding RhuM family protein: MVESNLIETFLYKSEDGPVSIKVIIDQENETLWATQKTMANLFNKTPKNISKHLNNIFDSGELVKDEVTVNPNDSTISGIVIKINPEANTQPILYNLDAMISVGYRVNSKEATQFSKWSNTILNQKKKRNVTPDFLADTVIKI; the protein is encoded by the coding sequence ATGGTGGAAAGTAATCTTATTGAAACATTTTTATATAAAAGTGAAGATGGGCCAGTATCAATTAAAGTTATCATTGATCAAGAAAACGAAACATTATGGGCAACACAAAAAACAATGGCTAATTTATTTAATAAAACACCAAAAAACATTAGTAAACATTTAAATAATATCTTTGATAGTGGAGAACTTGTTAAAGATGAAGTAACTGTTAATCCAAACGATTCCACTATTAGTGGAATCGTTATTAAAATTAATCCTGAAGCAAATACTCAACCCATACTCTATAATTTAGATGCTATGATTTCCGTAGGCTATCGCGTCAATAGTAAAGAAGCTACACAGTTCAGTAAATGGTCCAATACTATTTTAAATCAAAAAAAGAAACGGAATGTTACACCAGATTTTCTAGCTGATACAGTAATAAAAATTTGA